The genomic window TGAAGCTTTACCGATCAAGTTTTGCGCATTCAAGGCTAAGCCCAATCAAACAATACCAACCACCGTACCAACAAAGAACATGGCAACCAAAAAACGCAGCGCAGCCCCCACAGCAAATAAATTTGTGAGCAAGTCATCCGGCAATTCTTTAGTTCCCTGGTTAGGACTGGCGGCAATTATCATTTTGCTCGATCAACTCAGCAAGATCACGGTCACCAAATTATTTACTTATGGCGAAACGCTATCGATCACCTCTTTCTTCAATCTGGTGCTAGCGTATAACAAGGGCGCGGCATTTAGCTTTTTAGCGGCAGAATCTGGCTGGCAGCGCTATTTTTTCACGGCTATCGGTGTGGTCGCATCCCTCTTCATCATTTATTTGCTCAAGCAAAATGCCGGTCAGCGCTTGTTTTGCTGGGCTTTATCGCTGATCATGGGTGGTGCACTCGGCAATGTCATCGACCGTTTACTGTACGGCCATGTGATTGATTTTTTAGATTTTCATTACAAAGAGCTTTACCATTTTCCGGCTTTCAATATCGCCGATAGCGCCATTTGCATAGGGGCCGGCTTGTTCATACTCGACGAACTGCGCCGCGTAAAAAAATAGAGGAACCTCGCGATGACGAACTTGATGAGTTTAGCCGGTAAGAAAATTGTCTTGGGCATGACCGGTGGTGTCGCTTGCTACAAAGTGGCCGAACTGACCCGCGCGCTCGGTAAAGCTGGCGCGTCGGTGCAAGTAGTCATGACGCAGGCGGCCACCCAATTCATTACGCCCGTCACCATGCAGGCATTATCCGGCAACACGGTCTACACCGACCAGTGGGATGCGCGCATCGCCAATAATATGCCGCACATCGACCTCAGTCGCGATGCCGATTTAATCGTGATCGCGCCCTGCAGCACCGACTTCATTTTCAAACTCGCGCATGGCGCTTGCGATGATTTGTTATCGACGCTATGCGTGGCAAGACCTGCGCATATTCCGCTACTGATCGCACCGGCGATGAACGTAGAGATGTGGCAAAACCCGGCGACCCAGCGCAATGTCGCACAGCTGCGCGCCGATGGCATACAAGTACTTGGCCCGGCGGCAGGCGAACAAGCCTGTGGCGAAACCGGCATGGGACGCATGCTGGAAGCAGCAGAATTATTCAGCGAGATCATCGCTAGTTTTCAGACCAAGAGCTTACGCGGCAAACACCTGCTGATCACCGCCGGCCCAACTTTTGAGCCTATCGACCCGGTACGTGGTATCACCAATCTGTCTTCAGGCAAAATGGGCTATGCGATTGCGCAGGCCGCCTGGCAAGCCGGGGCAACTGTCACCCTGATCTCTGGCCCTACCGCTCTGGCAGCGCCGTACGGGGTGCGTCGCATACAAGTACAAACCGCGCAGCAAATGCATGACGCTGTGATGGCGCAATTAGCTAGCCAGCCTAGTGATGTCTTTGTCGCGGTAGCGGCAGTGGCAGATTGGCGCGTTGCCAATGCCAGCAATCAAAAACTTAAAAAGACCAGCGACAGCGATACCCCGCAATTAGAATTTGCACTCAATCCCGACATCCTCGCCAGCGTCGCCGCATTGAAAAATGCCCCGTATTGCGTGGGCTTTGCGGCTGAATCAGAAAAACTGCTGGAATACGGCGCTGCCAAACGCATCAAGAAAAATATTCCACTTTTGGTCGGCAATATTGGTCACGCCACTTTCGGCAGCGATGACAATGAATTGGTTTTGTTCGATAAGAACGGCCATCAACACATAGCACGCGCTGATAAGCTGACACTGGCGCAAGGCCTGATCACAGAGATTGCAGCTCGTATCAACAAATAGAGTTCAGCAAATAGATATCTGCAAATAAGTCCTGACACACATCACCGCATCATTAACACCCTAGCCTGAACAAAAATCTTCATGAAAAATATAGATCTCAAAATTATCGATTCCCGTATGACAGACCTGTTGCCAGCTTACGGCACGCCGGGCAGTGCCGGTCTGGACTTACGCGCCTGCATCGATGCCGCCATCACCATCAAACCGGGTGAAACCGTATTGATACCAACCGGCCTGGCGATCCACATCGACAACCCTGGCTATGCCGCGATGATCTTACCGCGTAGTGGCATGGGCCACAAACACGGTATCGTATTGGGTAATTTGGTCGGCCTGATCGATTCAGATTACCAGGGTCAACTGATGGTCTCGACCTGGAACCGTGGTCAGTCCGAGTTTGTCTTGCAACCGATGGAAAGATTGGCGCAACTGGTGATCGTCCCTGTCTTGCAGGTGGGCTTCAATATCGTGGAAGAATTTGGCGATAGCCAACGTGGCGAAGGCGGCTTCGGCAGCACGGGCAAACATTAATAGCGATTTAACAGCTAAATGTGGCGCACAAAATAAAAAAGACTTCGATCAGAGCGATCAGAAGTCTTTTTTGTTTCAAGTCTGGTACAAACTGCGGGGCACTTATTCCTTGATGAAATGCTCGCGGTAGTATTTCAGCTCTTCGATAGATTCTATGATGTCTGCCATGGCGGTATGTTTTTGATGTTTTTTGAAGCCGCTTAAAAGTTCAGGCTTCCATCGACGGCACAACTCTTTCAGCGTCGACACATCTAGATTGCGGTAGTGAAAAAACGCTTCCAGCTTAGGCATGCCGCGCGCCATGAAACGTCTATCCTGGCAAATGGTGTTACCACACATAGGCGATTTACCGTTAGGCACATGCAACTTCAAAAATTCTATCAAGGCTTTCTCGGCATCGGCTTCGGTCACGGTAGAGGTTTTAACTCTTTCTATCAAACCAGAGCGACCATGCGTGCCCTTATTCCAGGCATCCATCTTGTCCATGATTTCATCGGCTTGATGAATCGCAAATACCGGACCTTCGGCAATCACGTTCAACTGCATATCGGTTACCACCACCGCAACTTCGATAATCACATCCTTATCCGGGTCTAAACCGGTCATTTCCATATCGACCCAGATCAAATTCATTTCATTTGGCTTGGCTGGTTTCGACGTACTTGCTTGTATCTCGGTCGCTTGTGACATAATTCTTCCTTGGCTTGATAATTTATTTCTGAATGCGGCATTTTCCCATGATTTCTACAGCGTTTTCTGTTTTATTCGTCACATTTTTACTTTTGACCCTGGTTTTGCAGTTTTGGCTAGGTTCGCGGCACATCCGTCATGTGCTGCAGCATCGCAACGCGGTGCCTGCCGAGTTCGCCGAGCGCATCCCGCTGGCAGCCCATCAGAAAGCGGCCGACTACACCATTGCAAAAACCAAATTAGGTATGCAGATGCTGTTATTAAACGCTATCGTGTTGATCGGCTTCACGCTGTTTGGCGGCCTCCAATGGCTAGCGGTCAGTCTGGTGAAATTGAGCGGACCGGGGATGCTGTATCAATTAAGTTTATTAATCGCCTTTACACTAATCACCAGTCTGATCGATTTGCCTTTCGATTATTACAAGCAATTTGTACTGGAAGAAAAATTTGGCTTCAATAAAATGA from Undibacterium parvum includes these protein-coding regions:
- the lspA gene encoding signal peptidase II, with amino-acid sequence MATKKRSAAPTANKFVSKSSGNSLVPWLGLAAIIILLDQLSKITVTKLFTYGETLSITSFFNLVLAYNKGAAFSFLAAESGWQRYFFTAIGVVASLFIIYLLKQNAGQRLFCWALSLIMGGALGNVIDRLLYGHVIDFLDFHYKELYHFPAFNIADSAICIGAGLFILDELRRVKK
- the coaBC gene encoding bifunctional phosphopantothenoylcysteine decarboxylase/phosphopantothenate--cysteine ligase CoaBC, which codes for MSLAGKKIVLGMTGGVACYKVAELTRALGKAGASVQVVMTQAATQFITPVTMQALSGNTVYTDQWDARIANNMPHIDLSRDADLIVIAPCSTDFIFKLAHGACDDLLSTLCVARPAHIPLLIAPAMNVEMWQNPATQRNVAQLRADGIQVLGPAAGEQACGETGMGRMLEAAELFSEIIASFQTKSLRGKHLLITAGPTFEPIDPVRGITNLSSGKMGYAIAQAAWQAGATVTLISGPTALAAPYGVRRIQVQTAQQMHDAVMAQLASQPSDVFVAVAAVADWRVANASNQKLKKTSDSDTPQLEFALNPDILASVAALKNAPYCVGFAAESEKLLEYGAAKRIKKNIPLLVGNIGHATFGSDDNELVLFDKNGHQHIARADKLTLAQGLITEIAARINK
- the dut gene encoding dUTP diphosphatase, producing the protein MKNIDLKIIDSRMTDLLPAYGTPGSAGLDLRACIDAAITIKPGETVLIPTGLAIHIDNPGYAAMILPRSGMGHKHGIVLGNLVGLIDSDYQGQLMVSTWNRGQSEFVLQPMERLAQLVIVPVLQVGFNIVEEFGDSQRGEGGFGSTGKH
- the orn gene encoding oligoribonuclease — protein: MSQATEIQASTSKPAKPNEMNLIWVDMEMTGLDPDKDVIIEVAVVVTDMQLNVIAEGPVFAIHQADEIMDKMDAWNKGTHGRSGLIERVKTSTVTEADAEKALIEFLKLHVPNGKSPMCGNTICQDRRFMARGMPKLEAFFHYRNLDVSTLKELCRRWKPELLSGFKKHQKHTAMADIIESIEELKYYREHFIKE